A window of the Natronospira proteinivora genome harbors these coding sequences:
- the infC gene encoding translation initiation factor IF-3 has product MAAKNRTRRNKDIRAPKIRLIDQEGEQLGIVPVEQGLESAAEAGMDLVEVSPHADPPVCRIMDYGKFVFEQKKKQAGQKKQKQIQLKEVKFRPNTDNNDYQIKLRNATRFLEDGNKVKVTLRFRGREMLHQDIGRDLLKRVEEDLKELAAVEQFPKLEGRQMIMILGPRKKV; this is encoded by the coding sequence ATCGCTGCTAAGAATCGGACCCGCCGCAACAAAGACATTCGGGCGCCAAAAATTCGTTTGATTGATCAGGAAGGGGAACAGCTGGGGATTGTGCCAGTTGAGCAGGGACTGGAGTCTGCCGCCGAGGCTGGCATGGACCTGGTTGAGGTCTCGCCCCACGCGGATCCGCCCGTGTGCCGGATCATGGATTACGGCAAGTTTGTCTTTGAACAGAAAAAGAAACAGGCCGGGCAGAAGAAGCAGAAGCAGATTCAGCTCAAGGAAGTGAAGTTTCGCCCCAACACTGATAACAACGATTATCAGATCAAGTTGCGGAATGCGACACGCTTCCTGGAAGACGGCAACAAAGTGAAGGTAACCCTGCGCTTCCGCGGTCGCGAAATGCTCCATCAGGACATTGGTCGCGATCTGCTCAAGCGCGTCGAGGAAGATTTGAAGGAGCTGGCCGCCGTGGAGCAGTTCCCCAAACTCGAAGGGCGCCAAATGATCATGATCCTCGGGCCACGCAAAAAGGTCTGA
- a CDS encoding MerR family transcriptional regulator gives MLEPGNNDDLPVIPGKRYFTIGEVSELCGVKPHVLRYWEQEFSQLKPVKRRGNRRYYQRHDVLVIRQIRSLLYDQGFTIGGARQQLSGENAKQDVSQSQQIIKQIRTELEEVLHTLRHP, from the coding sequence ATGCTGGAACCAGGGAATAACGACGACCTGCCGGTCATCCCCGGAAAGCGCTATTTCACTATTGGTGAGGTCAGCGAGCTCTGTGGGGTCAAGCCGCATGTCCTGCGCTACTGGGAACAGGAGTTCTCCCAGCTCAAGCCGGTCAAGCGTCGGGGTAACCGTCGTTATTACCAGCGTCACGATGTCCTGGTGATCCGACAGATTCGCAGCCTGCTTTATGATCAGGGCTTCACCATCGGTGGTGCCCGCCAGCAGCTCTCGGGCGAAAACGCCAAACAGGACGTCAGCCAGAGCCAGCAGATCATCAAGCAGATCCGCACCGAACTGGAGGAAGTCCTCCACACCCTCCGTCATCCCTGA
- the pheT gene encoding phenylalanine--tRNA ligase subunit beta: protein MRVSTNWLKDWIDHGLDTQALADRLTMAGLEVDAIEAAAEPFTGIVVGEVVDIQPHPNADKLSLCQVSDGSSQEAVVCGAPNVFKGMRAPFAKVGAVLPGEFKIKKAKLRGEESRGMLCSAKELGLSEDAAGLMQLASDAPVGQDLRDYLSLDDQIIEIDLTPNRGDCLSMAGVAREVGALTGHPVCRPQIGTVDVTSKQQVAVSVADPSDCPSYLGQVITGIDTAAETPVWMSERLRRAGVRPISPVVDVTNYVMLELGQPMHGFRLEAINGAIRVRRAKKGEQITLLDDREVKLDEDILVIADEQGPVAMAGVMGGKGTAVETDTADVFLESACFAPEVIAGRARRFGLHTDASHRYERGVDPELQARALQRAASLIMEVAGGQAGPVTDARSTRPAPSPIRLRRDRLHGVLGFELDKNTVTGMLERLGMAVSEDAEDWQATAPSHRFDLNIEEDLIEEVARIHGYDRIPVVSLPSDVRPGQAPEDRVPESRVKALMVERGYQEVITYSFQPAEADKLLSGGVEGQKLANPISQDLETMRTTLWSGLTATLRHNANRQQARVRLFETGLRFIPQDSEIEQKKWVSGLAWGHAEPEQWDGRTRPVDFFDVKADVEALMQVGGPRHLQFLPERHPALHPGQCAQVWAEDKAVGWLGRIHPQVADTLDLPADAYLFELELAQVAKAELPAYQRVSRYPSLRRDLAFVVDEDLAAETLVATAREAAGESLVGARIFDVYQGKGVDSGRKSIALGLILQDSSRTLTDEDTDRVVSRVREELERRLGATVRD, encoded by the coding sequence ATGCGAGTCAGCACAAACTGGCTGAAAGACTGGATTGATCACGGCCTGGACACCCAGGCCCTGGCCGATCGCCTGACCATGGCCGGCCTGGAAGTGGATGCCATTGAAGCGGCGGCAGAGCCTTTTACCGGGATCGTGGTGGGGGAGGTGGTGGACATCCAGCCCCATCCCAATGCCGACAAGCTCAGCCTCTGCCAGGTCAGTGATGGCAGCAGCCAGGAAGCGGTGGTCTGCGGTGCACCCAATGTCTTCAAGGGCATGCGGGCCCCCTTTGCCAAAGTGGGCGCGGTGCTGCCCGGCGAGTTCAAGATCAAAAAAGCCAAGCTTCGCGGGGAAGAATCCCGGGGCATGCTGTGTTCGGCCAAGGAGCTGGGCCTGTCGGAGGATGCCGCCGGCCTGATGCAGCTGGCTTCCGACGCACCCGTCGGGCAGGACCTGCGGGATTATCTCTCCCTGGATGACCAGATTATCGAGATTGACCTGACCCCCAACCGGGGTGATTGCTTGAGTATGGCGGGCGTGGCCCGCGAAGTGGGCGCGCTGACGGGGCATCCGGTTTGTCGGCCCCAGATTGGCACCGTGGATGTCACGAGCAAGCAACAAGTAGCGGTCAGCGTGGCAGATCCCAGTGATTGTCCCAGTTATCTCGGACAGGTGATCACAGGCATCGATACGGCGGCTGAGACCCCCGTCTGGATGAGCGAACGCCTGCGGCGGGCTGGCGTCCGGCCCATCAGCCCGGTGGTGGACGTCACCAATTACGTCATGCTGGAGCTGGGTCAGCCCATGCATGGTTTCCGCCTGGAAGCCATCAATGGTGCGATTCGAGTTCGCCGGGCGAAGAAAGGTGAGCAAATCACCCTGCTGGATGACCGCGAGGTGAAACTGGACGAGGACATCCTGGTGATCGCCGATGAGCAGGGCCCGGTGGCCATGGCGGGGGTCATGGGCGGCAAGGGCACGGCCGTTGAAACAGACACCGCAGATGTATTTCTGGAAAGCGCCTGTTTTGCTCCTGAGGTAATTGCCGGCCGGGCCCGCCGATTTGGCCTGCATACCGACGCCTCCCACCGCTATGAACGGGGCGTAGATCCGGAGCTGCAGGCCCGGGCCCTGCAGCGGGCGGCTTCGCTGATCATGGAAGTTGCCGGTGGTCAGGCCGGCCCGGTCACCGATGCCCGCAGCACACGCCCCGCACCGAGCCCCATCCGCCTGCGCCGGGATCGGCTGCACGGGGTGCTGGGTTTTGAGCTGGACAAGAACACCGTCACCGGCATGCTGGAACGCCTGGGCATGGCGGTGAGCGAGGACGCTGAGGACTGGCAGGCCACGGCTCCCAGTCATCGCTTTGATCTCAATATCGAGGAAGACCTGATCGAGGAGGTGGCCCGGATTCATGGCTACGACCGGATTCCGGTGGTGTCGTTGCCCTCGGACGTGCGACCGGGCCAGGCCCCTGAGGACCGCGTCCCGGAATCCCGGGTCAAGGCCCTTATGGTGGAACGGGGCTATCAGGAAGTGATCACCTACAGCTTCCAGCCCGCCGAAGCCGACAAGCTGCTCTCCGGCGGCGTGGAAGGCCAAAAGCTGGCCAACCCCATTTCCCAGGACCTGGAAACCATGCGGACCACGCTCTGGTCCGGGCTGACGGCCACGCTGCGGCATAATGCCAATCGCCAGCAAGCGCGTGTACGTCTCTTCGAGACTGGCTTGAGGTTTATCCCGCAAGACTCTGAAATAGAACAAAAAAAATGGGTTTCCGGTCTTGCCTGGGGTCATGCCGAGCCTGAGCAATGGGATGGCCGTACGCGTCCGGTGGATTTCTTTGACGTCAAGGCGGACGTGGAAGCCCTGATGCAAGTGGGCGGCCCCCGGCACCTCCAGTTTCTCCCTGAGCGCCATCCGGCGCTGCATCCCGGCCAATGCGCCCAGGTCTGGGCGGAAGACAAGGCCGTGGGCTGGCTGGGCCGGATTCATCCCCAGGTCGCCGATACCCTGGATTTGCCGGCCGATGCCTACCTGTTCGAATTAGAACTGGCCCAAGTGGCCAAGGCCGAGTTACCAGCCTATCAGCGGGTATCCCGATACCCCTCGCTTAGGCGGGATCTGGCCTTTGTGGTGGACGAGGATCTGGCGGCGGAAACCCTGGTGGCAACCGCACGTGAAGCGGCTGGGGAGAGCCTGGTGGGAGCCAGAATCTTCGATGTCTATCAAGGCAAGGGCGTAGATTCGGGACGAAAAAGTATCGCTTTAGGCTTGATTTTGCAGGATTCTTCGCGCACTCTTACTGACGAAGACACGGACCGAGTCGTGTCCCGGGTGCGGGAAGAGCTCGAGCGTCGTTTAGGGGCCACAGTGAGAGATTAA
- the thrS gene encoding threonine--tRNA ligase, producing MPVITLPDGSRREFDQPVSIAEVAAGIGPGLAKATLAGKVNGELRDACDVISDDAELQIITPRDEEGLEIIRHSCAHMVGHAVKQLYPEAQMAIGPVIEDGFYYDIRYDPGFTPDDLEKIEARMKELIDQEYEVVKKVTPRDEVLRIFKERGEDYKVALVEDMPEVQEMALYYHQEYIDMCRGPHVPNTRFCKAFKLTKLAGAYWRADANNEMLQRIYGTAWGDKKGLKQYMKRLEEAKKRDHRRFGKLFDLFHTQEEAPGMIFWHDKGWRIYTEIQDYLRAKLRRAGYTEVHTPEIIDRSLWEKSGHWEKFRDDMFVTGSEDREFAIKPMNCPAHVQIYNHGLRSYRDLPLRMAEFGSCHRNEPSGTLHGLMRVRNFVQDDAHIFCTEEQVQSEVSAFIELLYEVYADFGFTDVMVALSTRPAKRVGSDAVWDEAEAALEASLSETDLDWRLQPGEGAFYGPKIEFSLRDCLGRVWQLGTMQLDFSMPERLGAQYVAENGEKKTPVMLHRAILGSLERFIGILIEEYAGNLPTWLAPTQAVVLNITDRQAEYSKKVAESLANQGFRVDTDLRNEKIGFKIREHTIQRVPWLIVVGDREMDTDHVAVRTRAGEDLGSMSRDEFAKTLADDVARLGRRLED from the coding sequence ATGCCCGTGATTACCCTTCCCGATGGCTCCCGCCGTGAATTCGATCAGCCCGTCTCCATTGCCGAGGTGGCCGCCGGTATTGGCCCCGGTCTGGCCAAGGCCACCCTGGCCGGGAAAGTGAATGGCGAGCTCAGGGATGCCTGTGACGTCATCAGCGATGATGCCGAGCTGCAGATCATCACCCCCCGGGATGAAGAAGGTCTGGAGATTATCCGCCACTCTTGTGCCCACATGGTAGGGCATGCGGTGAAGCAGCTTTACCCCGAGGCCCAGATGGCCATCGGCCCGGTAATCGAAGACGGTTTCTACTACGACATCCGCTACGATCCGGGCTTTACCCCGGACGATCTGGAAAAGATCGAGGCCCGGATGAAAGAGCTGATCGATCAGGAATACGAGGTGGTCAAGAAGGTCACGCCCCGGGATGAGGTGCTCAGGATCTTCAAGGAGCGGGGCGAGGATTACAAGGTAGCCCTGGTGGAAGACATGCCTGAGGTCCAGGAAATGGCCCTCTATTACCACCAGGAATACATCGACATGTGCCGTGGGCCCCATGTGCCCAATACCCGCTTCTGCAAGGCCTTCAAGCTGACCAAGCTGGCTGGCGCCTATTGGCGGGCGGATGCCAACAATGAAATGCTGCAGCGCATCTATGGCACCGCCTGGGGCGACAAGAAGGGCCTCAAGCAGTACATGAAGCGACTGGAAGAGGCCAAGAAGCGGGATCATCGGCGCTTCGGCAAGCTGTTTGACCTCTTCCACACCCAGGAAGAAGCCCCGGGCATGATCTTCTGGCACGACAAGGGCTGGCGGATCTATACCGAAATCCAGGATTACCTGCGGGCCAAGCTGCGCCGGGCCGGCTATACCGAGGTGCATACCCCGGAGATCATCGACCGCAGTCTCTGGGAAAAATCCGGTCACTGGGAAAAGTTCCGGGATGACATGTTCGTCACCGGTTCCGAGGATCGGGAATTCGCCATCAAGCCCATGAATTGCCCGGCCCATGTGCAGATCTACAACCATGGCCTGCGCAGCTACCGGGATTTGCCCTTGCGGATGGCCGAGTTCGGCTCCTGCCACCGCAACGAGCCCTCCGGCACCCTGCACGGCCTGATGCGGGTGCGGAACTTCGTGCAGGACGATGCCCATATCTTCTGCACCGAAGAGCAGGTTCAATCGGAGGTCTCGGCCTTTATTGAACTGCTCTACGAGGTGTACGCCGATTTCGGCTTCACCGACGTGATGGTGGCGCTGTCCACCCGGCCGGCCAAGCGGGTCGGCTCCGATGCCGTCTGGGACGAGGCCGAGGCCGCTTTGGAAGCCTCGCTGAGTGAAACCGACCTGGACTGGCGCCTGCAGCCGGGGGAGGGCGCCTTTTATGGTCCCAAGATCGAATTTTCCCTGCGGGACTGCTTGGGGCGGGTCTGGCAGCTGGGCACCATGCAGCTGGATTTCTCCATGCCTGAGCGCCTCGGCGCCCAGTATGTCGCGGAAAACGGGGAGAAAAAGACCCCGGTGATGCTGCATCGGGCGATTCTGGGCTCGCTGGAACGATTTATCGGCATTCTGATCGAGGAATACGCCGGAAACCTGCCCACCTGGCTGGCTCCCACCCAGGCGGTGGTACTCAATATCACCGATCGGCAGGCCGAATATTCGAAAAAAGTGGCCGAATCCCTTGCCAATCAGGGCTTTCGAGTGGATACGGACTTGAGAAACGAGAAGATCGGCTTTAAAATTCGCGAACACACCATCCAGAGAGTGCCCTGGCTCATTGTTGTCGGGGATCGAGAGATGGATACTGACCACGTCGCCGTGCGAACCCGGGCGGGCGAGGATCTCGGCAGCATGAGCCGGGATGAATTCGCCAAGACGCTCGCGGATGATGTCGCACGGCTTGGTCGTCGTTTGGAGGATTGA
- the ihfA gene encoding integration host factor subunit alpha → MALTKAELAESLFDELGLNKREAKELVDLFFEEIKGALAEGTQVKLSGFGNFDLRDKNQRPGRNPKTGEEIPISARRVVTFRPGQKLKTRVEAYAGTRE, encoded by the coding sequence ATGGCACTCACGAAGGCGGAATTAGCGGAATCGCTGTTCGATGAATTGGGACTGAACAAGCGTGAAGCCAAGGAACTGGTTGACCTTTTCTTTGAAGAGATCAAGGGGGCCTTGGCCGAGGGCACGCAGGTAAAGCTTTCCGGGTTCGGCAATTTTGACCTCCGCGACAAAAACCAGCGTCCAGGCCGGAATCCGAAAACCGGGGAAGAGATTCCCATTTCGGCCCGGCGCGTGGTGACTTTCCGTCCGGGGCAGAAGCTGAAAACCAGAGTAGAGGCCTATGCTGGAACCAGGGAATAA
- the rpmI gene encoding 50S ribosomal protein L35 has protein sequence MPKMKSHRGAAKRFRKTGSGKIKRNQSHRRHILTKKSTKRKRHLRTASYIHASDEKLIARMMPYKH, from the coding sequence ATGCCTAAGATGAAAAGTCATCGGGGCGCTGCCAAGCGCTTCCGCAAGACAGGTAGTGGCAAAATCAAGCGGAATCAATCCCACCGCCGCCACATCCTCACCAAGAAGAGCACCAAGCGCAAGCGTCATCTGCGCACTGCTTCCTACATCCACGCGAGTGATGAGAAGCTCATCGCCCGCATGATGCCCTACAAGCACTAA
- the rplT gene encoding 50S ribosomal protein L20 produces MPRVKRGVTARARHNKVLKDAKGYYNARRKTFKTARQAVIKAGQYAYRDRRVRKREFRALWITRINAAAREHGLSYSRLINGLKLAGIELDRKVLADMAVNDKPGFAAVAEQAKAQLG; encoded by the coding sequence ATGCCACGAGTGAAACGGGGTGTAACCGCACGCGCACGTCATAATAAGGTCCTCAAGGATGCCAAGGGCTATTACAACGCGCGCCGAAAGACTTTTAAAACGGCCCGGCAGGCGGTCATCAAGGCCGGCCAGTATGCCTATCGGGATCGCCGGGTGCGCAAGCGCGAGTTTCGTGCGCTCTGGATTACCCGCATTAATGCCGCCGCACGTGAACATGGGCTGTCTTACAGCCGCCTGATCAACGGCCTCAAGCTGGCCGGTATCGAGCTGGACCGCAAGGTGCTGGCCGATATGGCGGTGAACGACAAGCCTGGATTTGCCGCAGTCGCCGAACAAGCGAAGGCGCAACTGGGCTGA
- the pheS gene encoding phenylalanine--tRNA ligase subunit alpha, with amino-acid sequence MEDLERLSREAEQAVDAADDLRALDDIRVRYLGKKGELTALLKSLGKLPAEERPAAGQAINRAKQAIQSRLEARKAELEKVAIEARLEKEAVDVTLPGRGQQRGGLHPVTRTLERIESIFRQAGFNVEDGPEIEDEFHNFEALNIPEHHPARAMHDTFFVRPGEVLRTHTSPVQVRAMKETQPPLRIIAPGRVYRCDSDVTHTPMFHQVEGLLVDRNVSMSHLKGILTDFLRAFFEKDLAVRFRPSYFPFTEPSAEVDMECVICGGEGCRVCSGSGWLEVLGCGMVHPEVFRHVNIDGEEWRGYAFGMGVERLAMLRYGVDDLRLFFENDLRFLRQFA; translated from the coding sequence GTGGAAGATCTGGAAAGATTGAGCCGGGAAGCGGAACAGGCCGTGGACGCCGCGGATGATCTGCGGGCCCTGGACGATATCCGAGTCCGCTATCTGGGTAAAAAGGGTGAACTGACCGCTTTGCTCAAGAGCCTGGGCAAGTTGCCGGCGGAAGAGCGGCCAGCGGCCGGTCAGGCCATCAACCGGGCCAAACAGGCCATCCAGTCACGCCTGGAAGCCCGCAAGGCCGAGTTGGAGAAAGTGGCCATCGAGGCCCGCCTGGAAAAGGAAGCGGTGGATGTGACCCTGCCGGGCCGTGGTCAGCAGCGGGGTGGCCTGCATCCGGTGACGCGCACGCTTGAGCGGATTGAAAGCATCTTTCGCCAGGCCGGTTTCAATGTGGAAGACGGGCCCGAAATCGAAGACGAGTTTCACAACTTCGAGGCCCTCAATATTCCTGAACACCATCCGGCGCGGGCCATGCACGACACCTTCTTCGTGCGCCCGGGCGAGGTGCTCCGGACCCATACCTCACCGGTTCAGGTCCGGGCTATGAAGGAAACCCAGCCGCCCTTGCGCATCATTGCCCCGGGCCGGGTCTATCGCTGCGATTCGGATGTGACCCACACCCCCATGTTCCACCAGGTGGAAGGCCTCCTGGTGGACCGCAATGTGAGCATGAGCCATCTCAAGGGCATTCTCACCGACTTCCTGCGGGCCTTTTTTGAAAAGGACCTGGCGGTGCGTTTCCGCCCATCCTATTTCCCCTTCACCGAGCCCTCCGCGGAAGTGGATATGGAATGCGTGATCTGTGGCGGGGAAGGCTGCCGGGTTTGCTCCGGCAGCGGCTGGCTGGAAGTGCTCGGTTGCGGCATGGTGCATCCGGAAGTGTTCCGGCATGTGAATATCGATGGCGAGGAATGGCGGGGCTATGCCTTCGGCATGGGCGTGGAACGCCTGGCCATGTTGCGCTACGGCGTGGATGACCTGCGCCTGTTCTTCGAGAACGATCTCCGTTTCCTGCGTCAGTTCGCTTGA